One genomic region from Cardiobacteriaceae bacterium TAE3-ERU3 encodes:
- a CDS encoding uroporphyrinogen-III C-methyltransferase, with amino-acid sequence MSSKNNKPVNNPANKDKKPQTTSASGPSKSASNKVDQNSKPVLENNKPQANNTKDNKTPAEKSSVANTATSGANNSSAALASNADKGNNKSSDTLAKPIPPNSKPVSAAKPTTSSTTPNKEAEKKAADSKPTNASANNKGNGTPPPTPPSKNGPSKRSPLPLIISLIALGVSGYALYSSMQQAQSNPEEVQKLQEQIAQLQSSIAEKTNKGDVSKLDESIKSLENQVGELKSAPAQGLGEAQIQSLIAEQVDQAKQSLQESATSQPQQAGQPTLSKEQVSTMIKEALISSADGGKNAQPAIDLSSEINAIKQNKAEIEQYLEQIKQQGESLKSALSQTAEQAQSNLSKSVSQAEQKITAADQQPIVYPLINTLTLAEVASNAHQFGLASQYLQQAKASFDDLHLNQQPYAQFAGQIEELAQKTKALAKQQNSQQEIDNMINSVGNWPFISTDPENVLDNKPSNKPTESWKDDIKHIGNSILSSTVTITKNDAAGLTWVNENPHLQEIIRENVRLDLAMIRNALLVGDQERAQQIAATLHDRVAHYFDTNAEQVKQAMNQLSELTQQQNDKPDIAALIKSIQQAG; translated from the coding sequence ATGAGCAGTAAAAACAATAAGCCGGTCAATAACCCGGCTAATAAAGACAAGAAACCACAGACAACCTCTGCATCTGGTCCCAGCAAATCTGCTTCAAATAAAGTGGACCAAAATAGCAAGCCTGTATTGGAAAACAACAAGCCACAGGCAAACAACACTAAAGATAACAAAACGCCAGCAGAGAAATCTTCGGTCGCCAACACCGCCACATCAGGCGCAAATAATAGCTCTGCTGCATTAGCAAGCAACGCCGATAAAGGCAACAACAAATCAAGTGATACTTTGGCTAAACCTATCCCTCCAAATAGCAAACCAGTAAGTGCCGCCAAGCCAACAACTTCCAGCACAACGCCTAACAAAGAAGCAGAAAAAAAAGCAGCAGACAGCAAACCAACCAACGCTTCTGCGAATAACAAAGGCAACGGTACACCTCCTCCCACACCGCCAAGTAAGAACGGTCCGTCAAAGCGAAGCCCACTACCATTGATCATCAGTCTGATCGCACTTGGTGTCAGCGGGTATGCTTTGTACAGCAGTATGCAGCAGGCACAATCCAATCCGGAAGAAGTCCAAAAGCTGCAAGAACAAATTGCGCAATTACAAAGTTCAATAGCTGAAAAAACCAATAAAGGCGATGTATCCAAGTTAGATGAGAGCATCAAGAGCCTTGAAAATCAGGTGGGAGAGCTTAAATCTGCACCAGCGCAAGGGCTTGGAGAAGCACAAATTCAAAGCTTGATTGCCGAGCAAGTTGACCAAGCCAAGCAGTCTTTGCAGGAGTCAGCCACATCACAGCCTCAGCAAGCTGGCCAGCCTACGCTGAGTAAAGAACAAGTTAGCACTATGATCAAGGAAGCGCTGATCAGTAGCGCTGATGGCGGTAAAAACGCGCAGCCTGCAATTGATTTAAGTAGTGAAATTAATGCCATCAAGCAAAACAAGGCAGAGATAGAGCAGTACCTTGAGCAAATCAAGCAACAAGGTGAATCACTTAAATCTGCACTGTCACAAACTGCTGAACAGGCGCAATCTAACCTCAGTAAATCAGTCAGCCAAGCTGAGCAAAAGATTACCGCAGCTGATCAGCAGCCTATTGTTTACCCATTAATCAACACCCTGACATTGGCCGAAGTTGCGAGCAATGCTCATCAGTTTGGTCTTGCCAGCCAATATTTGCAGCAAGCCAAAGCAAGCTTTGATGACTTACACCTCAACCAGCAACCATATGCTCAATTCGCTGGACAAATTGAAGAGTTAGCACAAAAGACTAAAGCCCTGGCAAAACAACAAAATAGCCAGCAAGAAATCGATAACATGATCAATAGTGTCGGAAACTGGCCATTTATCAGCACTGACCCTGAGAATGTACTCGATAACAAACCATCTAATAAACCAACTGAAAGCTGGAAGGATGACATTAAGCACATCGGCAACAGCATTCTTTCAAGCACTGTCACCATTACCAAAAATGATGCAGCGGGCCTGACTTGGGTCAACGAAAACCCTCATCTTCAGGAAATCATTCGCGAGAATGTACGCTTGGATCTGGCTATGATCCGCAATGCACTGCTGGTCGGCGATCAAGAGCGCGCTCAACAAATTGCAGCGACACTGCATGATCGAGTAGCACATTACTTTGATACCAATGCAGAGCAAGTCAAGCAAGCCATGAACCAGCTTAGCGAGCTTACCCAGCAGCAAAATGATAAGCCAGACATAGCTGCTCTTATCAAATCTATCCAGCAAGCCGGCTAA
- a CDS encoding uroporphyrinogen-III synthase produces MKHHLIYTRDTQDWQRFVSRYPALAQHSSHYPLLCIEEQALTPPDINFLKTADYLVFTSQHAVEHLVNQYTPSTEQYCIAIGQRTEAALSQSIPNTPIETAPPPYNSEALIESWWPDAKRIAIIGAPGGRTLLLESLGKRNHTQFISTYTRQCRQHHSQLPYQPDKFNIIMITSGSSLKCLVEITPQKKLKLLQYQAIMACISPRLAELARKSGFQQVFSASQANEDTLVSAIAAWRPPFSGTMEYINEQ; encoded by the coding sequence GTGAAGCATCACCTGATTTATACCCGAGATACGCAGGATTGGCAGCGCTTTGTCAGCCGCTATCCTGCGTTAGCGCAACACAGTAGCCACTACCCCTTGCTCTGCATCGAAGAACAAGCACTAACACCACCGGATATTAATTTTCTAAAAACTGCGGACTATTTGGTTTTCACCAGCCAACATGCGGTAGAGCACCTGGTTAATCAATACACACCTTCCACTGAACAGTACTGCATTGCGATCGGGCAACGCACAGAAGCAGCCCTGAGCCAGAGCATACCGAATACGCCTATCGAAACTGCGCCCCCACCTTATAACAGCGAAGCACTGATTGAATCATGGTGGCCTGATGCAAAACGAATTGCCATTATTGGCGCACCGGGTGGCCGCACACTACTTTTGGAGTCATTGGGCAAGCGAAACCACACACAGTTCATCTCTACCTACACACGTCAATGCCGCCAGCATCATTCTCAGCTGCCATATCAACCAGACAAGTTCAATATCATCATGATCACGAGTGGCAGCAGCTTGAAGTGTCTGGTTGAAATTACCCCGCAAAAAAAGTTGAAGCTGTTACAATATCAAGCGATCATGGCTTGCATCAGCCCCAGGCTTGCCGAACTTGCCCGAAAGTCCGGATTTCAACAGGTCTTCAGTGCATCCCAAGCAAATGAAGATACTCTGGTGAGCGCAATTGCGGCATGGCGGCCACCTTTTTCAGGAACTATGGAGTACATTAATGAGCAGTAA
- the hemC gene encoding hydroxymethylbilane synthase, producing MNSVTNKEIRIATRQSKLALWQAEHVAKLLREYYPELSVSLVPIVTKGDKILDTPLARIGGKGLFIKELEVAIQQGEADIAVHSMKDVGVHFPEGFTLAAILKRENPFDAFVSNHYAQFEELPQGAKVGTCSLRRRMQLSAIRPDLELLDLRGNVQTRLAKLDNGDFDAIVLASAGLIRLNLEDRIQHHFSPQISLPAIGQGAIGIECLDTPEMLDLLAPFNDPETAQCVRAERIINTRLEGSCQVPIAAYGHNQDGQFHFEAKVGYPDGSKVLHYTQSGDFAEAMDIAQQASEQLIAEGALDILAALQAT from the coding sequence ATGAATTCCGTCACCAATAAAGAAATTCGCATCGCAACGCGACAAAGCAAACTGGCACTTTGGCAAGCCGAGCACGTCGCCAAACTGTTACGCGAATACTATCCCGAGCTCTCCGTATCATTAGTGCCAATTGTCACGAAAGGCGATAAGATCCTCGATACCCCACTCGCGCGAATCGGCGGCAAAGGATTATTCATCAAGGAATTGGAAGTCGCTATTCAACAAGGTGAGGCTGATATTGCTGTTCACTCAATGAAAGATGTCGGCGTTCACTTTCCCGAAGGATTTACACTCGCGGCCATCCTCAAGCGCGAAAACCCCTTTGATGCTTTTGTCAGCAATCACTACGCTCAATTTGAGGAACTGCCTCAAGGTGCAAAAGTTGGCACCTGTAGCTTACGCCGCCGTATGCAGCTCTCAGCAATCAGGCCAGATCTAGAATTACTGGATCTGCGTGGCAACGTCCAAACCCGCTTAGCCAAACTGGATAATGGTGATTTTGATGCCATTGTCCTCGCCAGCGCCGGCTTGATTCGCCTTAACCTTGAAGATCGTATTCAGCACCATTTTTCACCCCAAATTAGCCTTCCAGCTATTGGGCAAGGCGCCATTGGGATTGAATGCCTAGATACTCCAGAAATGCTTGATTTACTTGCGCCATTTAACGACCCTGAAACAGCGCAATGTGTACGTGCCGAACGCATCATCAACACTCGTCTCGAAGGTAGTTGCCAAGTACCAATAGCAGCTTATGGCCATAATCAAGATGGTCAATTCCATTTTGAAGCCAAAGTTGGCTATCCGGACGGTAGCAAAGTACTACATTACACACAGTCAGGCGACTTCGCCGAGGCAATGGATATTGCCCAACAAGCAAGTGAGCAACTTATTGCAGAAGGTGCTTTAGATATTTTGGCAGCTTTACAGGCAACGTGA